From one Lycium barbarum isolate Lr01 chromosome 6, ASM1917538v2, whole genome shotgun sequence genomic stretch:
- the LOC132599952 gene encoding inactive protein RESTRICTED TEV MOVEMENT 2-like, whose amino-acid sequence MAMRPRGGGVGRPNNRPNRAPRAAIQPVYEDFRPVYERHQEQEAEKLLIYLPGFMKENIRVSTEGKNTMRVRGERFVEGNKWNRFQEVYQAPDDCNMRGIHAKFENGVLIITMPWKLPKQLLDEPTKQLPLSTPPPPQKDDNVPPKTTYPTIETPRKPTPLRPTAQLPKPQNVDNHQDSKGVKEKQKDEKKILDGRLGNAESSKTQKGDKETDFPALRTTPLGKTSGEKEKIKDEKKILEGLVGSKEPKIQNKEENLNQNRTQLVKSGKEVEKKESYEVGGQKVAEKSKELIGEFQEKVEQKGSIENESTSNAVGTSSYPGGEFSIENLKKSLLQLNEERQMLVNAGGVVLVIMALGACVYNSIG is encoded by the exons ATGGCAATGAGACCAAGAGGTGGTGGAGTTGGACGACCTAATAATCGCCCTAATCGGGCGCCACGAGCAGCAATTCAGCCAGTTTATGAAGATTTTAGGCCTGTTTATGAGCGGCATCAAGAGCAAGAGGCTGAAAAGCTACTTATTTATCTTCCTG GATTCATGAAAGAGAACATTAGAGTAAGTACAGAAGGCAAGAACACAATGAGGGTACGCGGAGAACGGTTTGTAGAAGGCAACAAATGGAATCGCTTCCAAGAAGTTTATCAAGCACCTGATGACTGTAACATGAGAGGTATCCATGCCAAATTTGAGAATGGAGTCCTCATCATCACTATGCCTTGGAAACTACCCAAGCAATTATTAGATGAACCCACAAAACAACTCCCTCTATCAACCCCACCACCCCCTCAGAAGGATGATAATGTTCCTCCCAAAACTACTTATCCAACTATTGAAACCCCAAGAAAACCAACCCCTTTAAGACCCACAGCCCAACTGCCAAAGCCTCAAAATGTTGACAATCATCAAGATTCTAAAGGAGTAAAGGAAAAGCAaaaagatgagaagaaaatcttgGACGGCCGATTAGGGAACGCTGAATCATCAAAGACTCAAAAGGGTGATAAGGAAACAGATTTTCCAGCTCTTAGAACAACCCCGTTAGGAAAAACTAGTGGCGAgaaggaaaaaataaaagatgagaagaaaatcttgGAAGGTCTAGTAGGGAGTAAAGAGCCAAAGAttcaaaataaagaagaaaaCTTGAATCAGAACAGAACGCAATTAGTCAAAAGTGGCAAGGAAGTTGAAAAGAAGGAGAGCTATGAAGTGGGAGGACAGAAGGTTGCTGAAAAGAGTAAAGAATTAATAGGAGAGTTTCAAGAAAAGGTTGAGCAGAAAGGATCCATAGAAAACGAAAGTACAAGTAATGCTGTTGGTACCTCTTCTTACCCTGGTGGTGAATTCAGTattgaaaacttgaagaaaagccttctacaactTAATGAAGAGAGACAAATGCTTGTTAATGCTGGAGGTGTTGTGCTGGTGATTATGGCACTGGGGGCTTGTGTTTACAACTCCATCGGATAA